A stretch of DNA from Anaerobacillus isosaccharinicus:
CACAAGCTTTTAACGAGCTTATTACAATGCATGGTACAACAATGATCTTTTTAGCAGCCATGCCGTTATTATTCGGATTTATGAACTTTATTGTACCTCTCCAAATAGGTGCAAGAGATGTTGCATTTCCATTCTTAAATTCTTTAGGATTTTGGTTATTTTTATCGGGTGGAATTCTGCTTAACCTTAGTTGGTTCTTTGGAGGAGCCCCTGATGCAGGTTGGACAGCGTACGTTCCGTTATCAAGTGCGGCATATGCAAGTACTGGTTTAGATTATTATGTTTTAGGTTTACAAATTAGTGGTGCAGGTACTTTAATTGGGGGAATTAATTTCCTAGTTACAATTATTACTATGAGAGCACCAGGGATGACGATGATGAAAATGCCGTTATTTACTTGGAGCACATTCGTAGCATCTGCATTAATTTTATTTGCTTTCCCAGCATTAACAGTTGGGCTATTCCTACTAATGTTTGAGCGTTTATTTGGCGCAAATTATTTTATCGTCGAAGCTGGCGGTAACGTTGTTATTTGGCAACATTTATTCTGGATATTTGGGCATCCAGAAGTATATATTTTAGTTTTACCAGCGTTTGGTATTTTCTCTGAAGTACTATCTACTTTCTCGAAAAAGCGTTTGTTTGGTTATAGTGCAATGGTATTTGCCACGCTAATTATTGGTTTCTTAGGTTTCATGGTTTGGGCGCATCATATGTTTACAGTTGGAATGGGGCCGGTTGCAAATGCTATCTTTGCAGTTGCTACAATGGCGATTGCAGTTCCAACGGGGATTAAAATATTTAACTGGTTACTTACACTTTGGGGTGGAAGAATTAGTTTTACTACAGCAAACATGTTCGCATTAGGATTTATTCCTTCTTTCGTACTCGGTGGTGTAACAGGAGTTATGCTTGCAACTTCAGCAGCTAACTATCAATTCCATGATACGTACTTTGTTGTCGCGCATTTTCACTATGTAATTATCGGTGGAGTTGTATTTGGATTATTCTCTGGGACATTCTACTGGTGGCCAAAAATATTTGGAACAATGTTAAACGAAACGTTAGGGAAATGGTTCTTCTGGCTATTCTTTATCGGTTTCCACTTAACTTTCTTTGTACAGCATTTCCTAGGTTTAATGGGTATGCCTAGACGTGTTGCTTCATATTTAGATGGTCAAGGCTTAAATGACTTGAACTTTATTAGTACAATTGGGGCATTCTTTATGGCAGTTGCCTTTATCATTCTTCTGGCTAACATTTTTGTTTCTAGAAATAATAAAGCTGTTAGCGACCCTTGGGACGGTCGTACACTGGAGTGGGCTACTTCCACACCAGTAAAAGAATACAACTTTGCACAAACACCAGTTGTACGTGAGATAGATGCTTTATGGTATGAGAAGATGAAAGGTAATAAGAAGTTACCTGTCGCTGAACCACTTGGAGAAATTCATATGCCAAATGGATCAATCTTACCTTTAATTATGTCTATCGGCCTATTCATTGCAAGTTTTGGTTTTATTTATCACACGTATGTGGTTTCAATTATCGGACTTGGTATTACTTTAGGGTGTATGATTATCAGATCTGTAAAAGAAGATCATGGTTATCATATTCCAGTTGATCAGATTGAGCCAGATAAGGAGGTTGTATAATATGGGTCACGCACACCATAACACAGGTGCACTTCCTCCAAATCCTGAAAAAGCTACACTTGAAGGTAGAAATAAATTTTTAGCTTTTTGGTTTTTCTTAGGTGGAGAAACAGTACTCTTTGCTAGTCTTTTCGGTACGTATTTAGGACTTAGAAATGGAACTGCTGGAGGACCTACTGCTCAGGATATCTTCCATTTACCGTTAGCATTTATTATGACAATGATTTTATTGACTAGTAGTTTAACAAGCGTATTTGCAATGCTAGCGATGAAAAAGGGTAACTTTAAGCAAATGCTTTTATGGATGTGGATTACTGTAGCTTTTGGTTTAGCCTTTTTGGGGCTAGAAATCTATGAATTCTTTGATTATGTTGGCCAAGGGTTGACATTTACTAGTAGTGCATTCGGTTCGGCCTTCTACACGTTAGTAGGGTTCCACGGTGCTCACGTAGCCTTTGGTATTGGTTGGATCTTAACATTATTAATCCGCTACCGTAAAGGTGGGCTAACGTTAACAAATGCCCCTAAATTTTATTTAGCTAGTCTTTACTGGCATTTTATTGACGTAGTTTGGGTATTTATCTTTACTGTAGTCTATTTAATGGGAATAGGAGGATAGATGCATGGAACCAAATCTTAATACAAATGAACCTCAGATCAAGCTCTCAACAAAAGAAAAGTTGAAGCTTGAACGTGAAATGAAACATCAAATTATCACATTTGCTTTAATGATTTTCTTTACAGCATTAGCTTTTCTAGCTGTTGGAAGTGATTTAATTCCATCATCGTTCGCGATACCATTTATTTTAATTCTTGCAGTTGTTCAGGTAATTTTACAACTTTACTATTTTATGCATTTAAATCAAAAAGGACATGAATGGCCAAATGCATTCATGTTATCGGGTATAGTCATTGTAATTCCAATGATCGCCGCATTGATGCTTCTTTTAGGAGTAGTGAAATATTAATTTTAAGAAGATGAGCTGGCTGCATTTAATCTTGCAGCCAGCTTCTTCTTTATAAATGTGAAATTATGAATTTTAAATTATGCATTATGAATTAATGTGAGCAATGCTGCGAAGCTTATACTTGCAACAATTTATAATTCTTAATTTAAAATTGACAATTAACAATGTAAATATGTTCGAAATATGTCAAACTCTAATAGTGATGTGATGAATGTCACATGTTAAAATAGTATTGTAATGAGTGAAAGGAGGATATAATTTGTTATTACCATTAATTAGTACAATATTTATCGGAATTAGTGCAATTTTTGTAGCTCTTGGGTGGATTGCTGTAGCAAGGCGACAAATAGATCTCCACAAAAAGATGATGTTTTTAGGAGCGGTATTTGCTAGTATTTTCTTTATCACGTATGTAGCAAAAACAGTCTTTGTTGGAAGTACTGCTTTTGGTGGGCCAGAGGAAGTTAAATTATATTATACAATCTTCTTAATTTTTCATATTACTTTGGCAACAACTGCTGCTGGTCTGGGAATCACGGCTCTTGTGTCAGGTTATAAAAATAACTTGAGGCTTCACCGTAAACTAGGCCCAATCACATCTGTGATTTGGTTTTTAAGTTCTTCTTCTGGAATTTTAGTATTTTTATTACTGTATGTAATTTATCCACCTGGTGAAGTAACAAATGTATTTCGAGCGATTTGGGGTTTTTAATAAAAAAACTGCTATATAAAAAGGTCTGGCTATTGCCAGACCTTTTTATATTTTGAAATTGAACTTGATAATTCCTGCTTCTTTAGCGGAAGTAAACAATATGACAATTAATGGGCCAACAATAAAGCCAATTACTCCTAGTATTTTTAACCCGATGTACATAGCGATTAACGTTGCTAGAGGTGATAATCCAATTTGGTGTCCCATTACTTTTGGTTCTACAGTTCTTCTAATGATTAAAAGAATCGTTGCAAGAATGAGCAATTTAGTCGCTAACGTCATATCACCTGCTATAAGATGATAAATTGCCCATGGTGCTAGGATAGCAATTGAGCCAATTAGAGGTATGAAATCAATTATCCAAATGATAAATGACATTAACAATGCAACTTCAGGAACAATTAATAGCAGTCCAATAAATGAAACAATAAAAATAATGATACTTACAAGAAATTGTGCTTTAATAAAGCCAAAAATAACATAGGAAAGTCTAGAACTCATAAATTGAACTTTGTCCCTAGTTTTATCAGTTAAATGAGAGAATATTTGTTCCTTTAATTTAGGTAATTCCAATAAGAATAAATATAGCGCAATTAAATAAACAAGGAATGAGACTAAATAGGCAGGTATTTTTGTAACCAACGAAGTGACATCACTCACCAAGTTACGACTACTTACAGTGCTTCTAAGCGTATTTAATGATTGTTGTACATAGATACCGATTTCCTCCAATAAGTCTTGGGGTAAATCTTCAAATTTATCATTTATCGTTTGTTGAAAGTTAAACCACGCATAGTTAATTTCGGTTATATATGCGGGTAAATTTTTAACAAAGTGATCAGCTTGGGTAATGGCTTTTGTAGTAAGAAAGTAACCAGTCAAGCCTATGAAGCATAGAAATATCATAAAAACAATAAAGACAGCTAAATTTCTTTTTACTTTGTTTTTCATTTCGAAAACTTTAACTAAAGGAGCTAGAAGCATCGCTGTAACTAAAGCTGCAATAATTGGTATCGATACTGGTAAGATAAAATACCCAGCTATTGCTATTATTACTAAGGTAATAAAAATAATAATGTTTTTCTTACAAAATAAAGCGGACATTTCAAACTCCTCTCTTAGGAACATCATAATTATTATTATAGTATTTATTTAAGTAAATTTACAGCGAAATGTATAACAAAAAAACGGCTATAATGAATATTTTGTTAAAGGGGTGTTATTATGCTACGAAAAAAATTAGAAAAAGGAGAGTTATCAATTTTTGATGACGTAATAAAGATCATTACTGGAATGGCAATAACCGAACAAGATGGAGTTGCAGTTAGCACAACTTCCATCAAAGGAA
This window harbors:
- the ctaD gene encoding cytochrome c oxidase subunit I: MSNSQAYSKSVLWDWLTTVDHKKIGIMYLVAGAFFFVLGGLEAMLIRIQLMFPESNFVSAQAFNELITMHGTTMIFLAAMPLLFGFMNFIVPLQIGARDVAFPFLNSLGFWLFLSGGILLNLSWFFGGAPDAGWTAYVPLSSAAYASTGLDYYVLGLQISGAGTLIGGINFLVTIITMRAPGMTMMKMPLFTWSTFVASALILFAFPALTVGLFLLMFERLFGANYFIVEAGGNVVIWQHLFWIFGHPEVYILVLPAFGIFSEVLSTFSKKRLFGYSAMVFATLIIGFLGFMVWAHHMFTVGMGPVANAIFAVATMAIAVPTGIKIFNWLLTLWGGRISFTTANMFALGFIPSFVLGGVTGVMLATSAANYQFHDTYFVVAHFHYVIIGGVVFGLFSGTFYWWPKIFGTMLNETLGKWFFWLFFIGFHLTFFVQHFLGLMGMPRRVASYLDGQGLNDLNFISTIGAFFMAVAFIILLANIFVSRNNKAVSDPWDGRTLEWATSTPVKEYNFAQTPVVREIDALWYEKMKGNKKLPVAEPLGEIHMPNGSILPLIMSIGLFIASFGFIYHTYVVSIIGLGITLGCMIIRSVKEDHGYHIPVDQIEPDKEVV
- a CDS encoding cytochrome (ubi)quinol oxidase subunit III, which codes for MGHAHHNTGALPPNPEKATLEGRNKFLAFWFFLGGETVLFASLFGTYLGLRNGTAGGPTAQDIFHLPLAFIMTMILLTSSLTSVFAMLAMKKGNFKQMLLWMWITVAFGLAFLGLEIYEFFDYVGQGLTFTSSAFGSAFYTLVGFHGAHVAFGIGWILTLLIRYRKGGLTLTNAPKFYLASLYWHFIDVVWVFIFTVVYLMGIGG
- a CDS encoding cytochrome C oxidase subunit IV family protein, which produces MEPNLNTNEPQIKLSTKEKLKLEREMKHQIITFALMIFFTALAFLAVGSDLIPSSFAIPFILILAVVQVILQLYYFMHLNQKGHEWPNAFMLSGIVIVIPMIAALMLLLGVVKY
- a CDS encoding DUF420 domain-containing protein, producing the protein MLLPLISTIFIGISAIFVALGWIAVARRQIDLHKKMMFLGAVFASIFFITYVAKTVFVGSTAFGGPEEVKLYYTIFLIFHITLATTAAGLGITALVSGYKNNLRLHRKLGPITSVIWFLSSSSGILVFLLLYVIYPPGEVTNVFRAIWGF
- the ytvI gene encoding sporulation integral membrane protein YtvI, producing MSALFCKKNIIIFITLVIIAIAGYFILPVSIPIIAALVTAMLLAPLVKVFEMKNKVKRNLAVFIVFMIFLCFIGLTGYFLTTKAITQADHFVKNLPAYITEINYAWFNFQQTINDKFEDLPQDLLEEIGIYVQQSLNTLRSTVSSRNLVSDVTSLVTKIPAYLVSFLVYLIALYLFLLELPKLKEQIFSHLTDKTRDKVQFMSSRLSYVIFGFIKAQFLVSIIIFIVSFIGLLLIVPEVALLMSFIIWIIDFIPLIGSIAILAPWAIYHLIAGDMTLATKLLILATILLIIRRTVEPKVMGHQIGLSPLATLIAMYIGLKILGVIGFIVGPLIVILFTSAKEAGIIKFNFKI